The genomic DNA AACAAGATCAAAGGCGTTGCCACCGGTAACTGGGGTTATGTTCACCAAGACGTGCCGGTCGAAGAAGTGTTGATCAATAGCGTGACTATTGAAGACTAAGATGACACTATCGAGCAAGGGTAGCCAAGGCTACCCTTTCTTTTTAATAGCGGCCCGTTTGTATTACTGATAAAGCCAACGCATGTCTCATACCCTCTTTATAGCCGATCTCCATTTAAGCCCAACACGGCAAGATATTACCGACTGCTTTGAGCGTTTTATGCAGGAAGAGGCGATAAACGCCGACGCCCTTTATGTGTTGGGAGATTTATTTGAGGTGTGGATTGGCGATGACGACAAAAGCCCATTCCACCAACAAATCAAAGCCGCCTTTTCTGCGGTGACGGAGCGCGGCGTGCCGGTGTATTTTATTCATGGCAATCGCGATTTTTTAATTGGTCAACGCTTTGCCAAAGAAACCGGCGTAACCCTGTTAAACGAGCTTGAGTGCATTGATTTATATGGCACCCCTACCCTTATCTTGCACGGGGATACCTTGTGCCTAGAGGATGTTGACTACCAGGCGTTTCGCCGCAAAGTCCACCAGCGCTGGTTACAGCGACTCTTTTTGTGCTTGCCGCTAACATGGCGCCGTAAGATTGCGGCCAAAATGCGCGCAGGCAGTGCCAATGCCAACCAGCAAAAGTCATCCACCATCATGGATGTGACGCCACAAGAAGTGCAGCGCCAGTTGGATAACGCGGGGGTGGTTAACATGATTCACGGCCATACTCACCGCCCTCATATTCATCAGTGGCACCAACACGGCACCGCGTACCAACGGATTGTGTTAGGCGACTGGTATGATCACGGCTCTGTCTTGATGTGTAGTGCCCAAGGGTGTGACTTACAAAGCCGCGATTTCATCAACTAATAAGCTGTTCAGCTCATCGTTAAGAGATCTTTATGCAGACTGATTTATGCCCTTGTTGCAGCAATAAAGCCTATCAAGACTGCTGCGCACCCATTCATCAAAACCCCGCCAATGCGTCTCATCCAGAGCAATTGATGCGCGCTCGTTTTAGTGCACACCCCAAAGGCTTGGTGGATTTTATTGTTGCGACCTATCACAGTGAATGTAGCGCCAGCTCGTTTCGTGAAGACATTGCCACCATGACCGAACATCAGTGGCAGTCACTCGAGGTGCTCGATCGCGAGGTGTTGCAGCAAGGTGAACTTGGCTTTGTCACCTTCAAAGCTCACTTTATTGCCGACGGTGAGCCTCAGTGCCTGTACGAGCGCTCTCGTTTTGTCAAAGAAACAATCGATGGACAGCGTCAGTGGCGATATATCGATGGTGTCTTCCCCGGTCATGTCAAAGCAGGGCGCAATGACCCCTGCCCGTGTGGCAGCGGGCGTAAATTTAAAAAGTGTTGCGGCTAGTTTCTTTCACTTTCTGATCAAGGGCTGGTTAAAAAACAATCAAGAATTATTTTCCTTGGTCGATACTGATAGTAAGACCAGAGGAGGATGAATCATGAATTGGCTCGGCAATCTCAGTCCCGTTTATCGCACACCGCATGCGCCACCCACCAAAGTATGGGCGATTCGAAAACAAGCTCATATTGAGGAGCGCAAGCAGCGCCGCTTAGATGACCCTAATGATCCTCAACATCACGCTCAGAAAGA from Salinivibrio kushneri includes the following:
- a CDS encoding YchJ family metal-binding protein, producing MQTDLCPCCSNKAYQDCCAPIHQNPANASHPEQLMRARFSAHPKGLVDFIVATYHSECSASSFREDIATMTEHQWQSLEVLDREVLQQGELGFVTFKAHFIADGEPQCLYERSRFVKETIDGQRQWRYIDGVFPGHVKAGRNDPCPCGSGRKFKKCCG
- the lpxH gene encoding UDP-2,3-diacylglucosamine diphosphatase; protein product: MSHTLFIADLHLSPTRQDITDCFERFMQEEAINADALYVLGDLFEVWIGDDDKSPFHQQIKAAFSAVTERGVPVYFIHGNRDFLIGQRFAKETGVTLLNELECIDLYGTPTLILHGDTLCLEDVDYQAFRRKVHQRWLQRLFLCLPLTWRRKIAAKMRAGSANANQQKSSTIMDVTPQEVQRQLDNAGVVNMIHGHTHRPHIHQWHQHGTAYQRIVLGDWYDHGSVLMCSAQGCDLQSRDFIN